The genomic segment TCGAACTGCCCTTCATCACCGTACCCTGGATTCTTCTACTCCGCCGCAAGGATGGAGAATGTGTGCGAATTGCAGCTAAGCAGAATTGATGATGTTATTGCGGGCATGGTTTTATGTTATTCTGGCGGAGCCGAAGCTACCCTGGGTTCGGTCTTCGTGCCATCTTTGGTACGTATACCAAGGGGCAATAGTTCTGGCCTGTGGATACTCGTTTCCCCTGATGTTCTTGGGTATCCTCAAGTTACTGATATTACTGTCACCCGACCGTTGGTTAATGAGGACAGTTATTTGTCGGTCCGATGGAGCGGTAAACCGGAATGGTGGTTTGGACATCACCATCGGCAATGCCAGTTATGTTATGAGGGTGTGAGTACACAACAGACTCGTATTTAACTATAATTGAGTGCTACTATGCTCTATTGGTAAGAGTTCACCGCTATAAATAACTTATTCATTATAAATTAAAGAAAAAAGGTGCCATATGGTGCCCAGCGGCTAAGTCTCTCAATCGATTATGGACAATACCCCAAGAGGAGGCATCTTCATACGCTGTAGATTGAATCTATGTACTTCCATTCAAATGGACTAGATCGCTAGACACAAGCAAACGAGAAAGTGCCAAACTGTCTATGAGCGCTGACATAAATCGCCACACATCTTCAAATCGCGAGTAAAGAGGCGCAGCAGAGATCCGCATCAGATCAGGTCTGTGTCTATCACAGATAATTCCTTCATGCTCAAGAGCTTCCATGACGCCATTCAATGTGATGCTATCTTGAAATCGTAGGCTCAGCTGCGCACCTCGCTGTAATGAATCCCTGGGTGTTATCAAAGTAATCAGGGGTCCATCAGCTGTCGTCTCATTTAATGATTGATCCAGCAGGTACTCTGTATATGCGGCCAAGACAAGAGACTTTGACCGCAAGCAACGCATTGACGTCTTGTCAAAAACTGTAAGCGCTGCAGACAAGGTAGCTAGATCCATCATTGACGGGTTCGATACCTGGTAGCCCGCTGCCCCGAGTGTAGGCTTAAACCTTCTATTCGTGCTATATCGTGTGCTCTTTTCGTTGCCGTACCAGCCCGAAAGTCGAGCACGGTAGACGTGGTCACCGCCGGCGTCGAAGTCAACACTCCCGTGCCGCTGGTGAACGAATGCGCCACCGAGAGATCCTGGTCCGCTATTGATATACTTGTAGTTGCACCAGCAGGCGAAGTCCACGTCCCAGTCATGCAGCCGAAGCTCGACATTGCCAACAGCGTGGGCGAGATCCCAGCCCACAGTGATGCCATGCTTTCTAGCATGCGCTGATATCGTTGGGATATCAAAGAGCTGACCAGAATAAAAATGGACACCAGGCAGGAGGAGAAGCGCTGTTTCTCCAGCATGTTGATCAATGACACTTAGAATTGTCTCTGTCGAGAATGTGCAGCCATCGTCATTTGGGGGAATCCTGACGATGCTCTGGCTAGGCTCGTATAGACTGTGCCACATAACCTGACTTTCAACGAT from the Pochonia chlamydosporia 170 chromosome 6, whole genome shotgun sequence genome contains:
- a CDS encoding kynureninase (similar to Verticillium alfalfae VaMs.102 XP_003000471.1) — translated: MELLTQIDLLRRGESANFPKDANSLAFARKLDSQDALKDLRNEFIIPTEESLAKTKLGLDGNIPSETSSKECVYLVSHGQGLQPRAVRHYLNAQLETWASIAVRGHYTDVVNSPIKQWQDMAEECSVKFADIVGCLPDEVIIMNGLSINLHLMMVSFYKPTRQRHKIIVEWSPFPSDQHIVESQVMWHSLYEPSQSIVRIPPNDDGCTFSTETILSVIDQHAGETALLLLPGVHFYSGQLFDIPTISAHARKHGITVGWDLAHAVGNVELRLHDWDVDFACWCNYKYINSGPGSLGGAFVHQRHGSVDFDAGGDHVYRARLSGWYGNEKSTRYSTNRRFKPTLGAAGYQVSNPSMMDLATLSAALTVFDKTSMRCLRSKSLVLAAYTEYLLDQSLNETTADGPLITLITPRDSLQRGAQLSLRFQDSITLNGVMEALEHEGIICDRHRPDLMRISAAPLYSRFEDVWRFMSALIDSLALSRLLVSSDLVHLNGST